Proteins encoded together in one Microbacterium oxydans window:
- the csrA gene encoding carbon storage regulator CsrA: MLVLTRRIGESVRIDGEIEVTLLEIKGDSVRIGVKAPRETRIQRTEIIDAVVAENVSAAAETGADAEDAIAAALARGRETRTP, encoded by the coding sequence ATGCTGGTGTTGACGAGGCGGATCGGTGAGAGCGTGCGCATCGACGGCGAGATCGAGGTCACGCTGCTCGAGATCAAGGGCGACAGCGTGCGCATCGGTGTGAAGGCCCCGCGTGAGACGCGCATCCAGCGCACCGAGATCATCGACGCGGTCGTCGCGGAGAACGTGTCCGCCGCCGCCGAGACCGGTGCCGACGCGGAAGACGCGATCGCCGCCGCCCTCGCCCGGGGTCGGGAGACCCGCACGCCGTAG
- a CDS encoding flagellar biosynthesis protein FlhA codes for MRQLFVKLMVPIGVVGIIMLLVVPVPPFLLDILIILNIMFALVILLTSMFVKKPLDFSVFPSLLLVATLFRLGLNVASTRLVLGEAYAGQVIEAFGAIAVGGSLIIGAVVFLILVVIQFVVVTKGAERVAEVGARFTLDAMPGKQMAIDADLNAGLITDTEARERRAEVAAEADFYGAMDGASKFVKGDAIAGLVIIIINIVGGIAIGLVQHGMSIDEAVSTYSLLTIGDGLVTQIPALLMAVSTGMIVTRSTAEAEMGTAASAQLGQSRNALIIAGCAAIIMSLIPHMPMLPFVAIGALLLLIAQRIKATQKREEEEAARTPTAAPVDQPEELIEKMRVHPLEILLSPDIVDLVTGGPDDLLARVKALRRRVALDLGLITPPVRTRDSIELPQATYVIRIAGVETGRGTAPVGSVLALGQGLESLPGTATLDPVFGLEGKWIPLEMRHSAEFAGATVIDRASVIITHLSSVIHAHAARLLSREDVRQLTDALKQASPAAVEELTPALLSLAEVQRVLQGLLAERVPINDLSRIYEALALRARTSTDPEGLIEAARGALGPAIAARFADGGVLRVVMINPLLEQAMLESLRPGDEGTQIVFDPQRMEAVVESVKQAVSSVREGGEPVLVCAPSLRPAVRRLVSAQTDGLPVLSYSEATAAALTIETVGVVRDAASPSVGAVSAAVG; via the coding sequence ATGAGACAGCTGTTCGTCAAGCTCATGGTGCCCATCGGGGTCGTCGGCATCATCATGCTGCTCGTCGTCCCGGTGCCGCCGTTCCTGCTCGACATCCTGATCATCCTGAACATCATGTTCGCCCTGGTGATCCTGCTCACTTCGATGTTCGTGAAGAAGCCGCTGGACTTCTCGGTGTTCCCCTCGCTGCTGCTCGTGGCGACGCTGTTCCGACTCGGCCTCAACGTCGCATCCACCCGTCTGGTGCTCGGCGAGGCGTACGCGGGCCAGGTGATCGAGGCCTTCGGCGCGATCGCCGTGGGCGGCTCGCTCATCATCGGCGCGGTGGTCTTCCTGATCCTCGTCGTCATCCAGTTCGTCGTCGTCACGAAGGGCGCCGAGCGCGTCGCGGAGGTCGGCGCCCGGTTCACGCTCGACGCGATGCCGGGAAAGCAGATGGCGATCGACGCCGATCTGAACGCCGGGCTCATCACCGACACGGAGGCTCGCGAGCGCCGCGCGGAGGTGGCGGCGGAGGCCGACTTCTACGGCGCGATGGACGGCGCCTCGAAGTTCGTGAAGGGCGACGCGATCGCCGGCCTCGTCATCATCATCATCAACATCGTCGGCGGCATCGCGATCGGCCTCGTGCAGCACGGCATGTCGATCGACGAGGCCGTGAGCACCTACAGCCTCCTCACGATCGGCGACGGCCTCGTCACGCAGATCCCGGCGCTGCTGATGGCCGTCTCGACCGGCATGATCGTGACCCGCTCGACCGCGGAGGCCGAGATGGGCACCGCCGCGTCGGCGCAGCTCGGCCAGTCCCGCAACGCGCTCATCATCGCCGGGTGCGCCGCGATCATCATGTCGCTCATCCCGCACATGCCGATGCTGCCGTTCGTCGCGATCGGGGCGCTCCTGCTGCTCATCGCGCAGCGCATCAAGGCGACCCAGAAGCGCGAGGAGGAGGAAGCCGCCCGGACGCCCACCGCCGCCCCCGTGGACCAGCCCGAGGAGCTGATCGAGAAGATGCGCGTGCATCCGCTCGAGATCCTCCTCTCCCCCGACATCGTCGACCTGGTGACCGGCGGTCCCGACGATCTCCTGGCGCGGGTGAAGGCGCTCCGGCGCCGGGTCGCCCTCGACCTCGGCCTGATCACCCCTCCGGTGCGCACCCGCGACAGCATCGAGCTTCCGCAGGCGACGTACGTCATCCGCATCGCCGGGGTCGAGACCGGACGCGGGACCGCCCCGGTGGGTTCCGTGCTCGCGCTGGGGCAGGGGCTGGAGAGCCTTCCCGGCACCGCGACCCTCGATCCGGTCTTCGGGCTCGAGGGCAAGTGGATCCCGCTGGAGATGCGGCACAGCGCCGAGTTCGCCGGAGCCACGGTGATCGACCGCGCGAGCGTGATCATCACGCACCTCTCCAGCGTCATCCACGCGCACGCCGCACGCCTGCTGAGCCGGGAGGACGTGCGCCAGCTCACCGACGCCCTCAAGCAGGCCTCCCCCGCCGCCGTCGAGGAGCTCACGCCCGCCCTGCTCTCGCTGGCCGAGGTCCAGCGCGTGCTGCAGGGCCTGCTGGCCGAACGGGTGCCGATCAACGACCTCAGCCGGATCTACGAGGCGCTCGCCCTGCGAGCCCGGACCTCGACCGATCCGGAGGGACTCATCGAGGCCGCCCGCGGGGCGCTGGGCCCCGCGATCGCCGCACGGTTCGCGGACGGCGGCGTCCTGCGGGTGGTGATGATCAATCCGCTCCTCGAGCAGGCGATGCTGGAGAGCCTCCGCCCGGGCGACGAGGGGACGCAGATCGTCTTCGACCCGCAGCGCATGGAAGCCGTGGTCGAGTCCGTCAAGCAGGCCGTCTCCTCCGTGCGCGAAGGCGGCGAGCCGGTGCTGGTGTGCGCCCCGTCGCTGCGCCCCGCGGTGCGACGACTCGTGTCCGCCCAGACCGACGGGCTCCCGGTGCTCTCGTACTCGGAGGCGACCGCCGCCGCACTCACGATCGAGACCGTCGGTGTCGTCCGCGACGCGGCATCACCGTCGGTCGGCGCCGTGTCCGCGGCAGTAGGCTGA
- a CDS encoding EscU/YscU/HrcU family type III secretion system export apparatus switch protein → MSGTDTGERSEKATDKHLREARQKGRLSRSQDLTAWLGIGAAAIATPAAMALGASAGTEQLLTLTSLVLAPTPEAALGALERGLASVLPTLGVMLAAVAIVTLIGAVIQGGVHLRRMTGRFEQFNLVNGVRRVFGMQALWEGAKALMKTAAIGIALWLVIASLMPVLTASGAHSITRLLGVATDGTTALLQTAIAVGLALAAVDMFVVMRRNRKHTRMTKREIRDESKNSEGDPLIRQQRRSRQLAVSRNRMIAAVAGSDVVVVNPTHIAVALRYEAGRSAPKVVAKGSGVIAERIRDEAARAGVPMVREITLARALHAACELGQEIPEDLYNAVARVLVFVDALRRRGAARGIHSLPYRRTA, encoded by the coding sequence GTGAGCGGCACCGACACCGGGGAACGCAGTGAGAAGGCGACCGACAAGCACCTCCGCGAAGCCCGACAGAAGGGGCGCCTGTCCCGCAGTCAGGACCTCACGGCCTGGCTCGGGATCGGAGCCGCGGCGATCGCCACGCCGGCCGCCATGGCCCTCGGCGCATCGGCCGGCACCGAGCAGCTCCTGACCCTGACCTCGCTGGTCCTCGCCCCCACCCCGGAGGCCGCGCTCGGCGCGCTCGAACGCGGCCTCGCCTCCGTGCTCCCGACCCTGGGGGTCATGCTGGCCGCCGTCGCGATCGTCACCCTGATCGGCGCCGTGATCCAGGGCGGCGTGCATCTGCGCCGCATGACCGGACGCTTCGAGCAGTTCAACCTCGTCAACGGCGTGCGGCGGGTGTTCGGCATGCAGGCCCTGTGGGAGGGGGCCAAGGCGCTGATGAAGACCGCGGCGATCGGCATCGCGCTCTGGCTTGTGATCGCGAGTCTGATGCCGGTGCTCACCGCCAGCGGGGCGCACTCGATCACGCGTCTGCTCGGCGTCGCGACCGACGGCACGACCGCGCTGCTGCAGACCGCGATCGCCGTGGGCCTCGCCCTCGCGGCGGTCGACATGTTCGTCGTGATGCGCCGCAACCGCAAGCACACGCGCATGACCAAGCGCGAGATCCGCGACGAGAGCAAGAACTCCGAGGGCGACCCGCTCATCCGCCAGCAGCGGCGCTCCCGGCAGCTCGCGGTCAGTCGCAACCGCATGATCGCCGCGGTGGCCGGATCCGACGTCGTGGTGGTCAACCCCACGCACATCGCGGTCGCGCTCCGCTACGAGGCCGGCCGGTCCGCCCCCAAGGTCGTCGCGAAGGGCAGCGGCGTGATCGCGGAGCGCATCCGCGACGAGGCCGCCCGAGCCGGGGTGCCGATGGTGCGCGAGATCACGCTCGCCCGAGCCCTGCACGCCGCGTGCGAGCTGGGCCAGGAGATCCCGGAAGACCTGTACAACGCCGTGGCGCGCGTGCTCGTGTTCGTCGACGCCCTGCGTCGGCGCGGCGCCGCCCGCGGCATCCACTCTCTCCCCTACCGGAGGACCGCATGA
- a CDS encoding flagellar biosynthetic protein FliR translates to MYIPIDFAWLEATMLTAVRITAFIMIAPPFSYGAIPVRVKAMLAIGLSLAVGTAVSPGYENLDTGPFLGALVLQLVTGALLGFLVLLCFSALQAAGSLIDVFGGFQLAQAFDPHSLVNGAQFTRLFHLTALTLLFTSGGYQLILAGLARSFQAVPVDGVFTVAGPAELLVDGVSQMVLAAVQIAGPLALVLFLADVGLGLITRVAPALNAFAMGFPVKILLTLLLAGAVYAALPGIVDALASQALKMMQGVGQ, encoded by the coding sequence GTGTACATCCCCATCGACTTCGCATGGCTCGAGGCGACCATGCTGACGGCCGTGCGCATCACGGCGTTCATCATGATCGCGCCGCCCTTCTCCTACGGGGCGATCCCGGTGCGGGTGAAGGCCATGCTGGCGATCGGCCTCTCGCTCGCGGTGGGCACCGCGGTCTCCCCCGGCTACGAGAACCTCGACACCGGGCCCTTCCTCGGGGCGCTGGTGCTCCAGCTCGTGACCGGCGCCCTCCTGGGCTTCCTCGTGCTGCTGTGCTTCTCGGCCCTCCAGGCCGCCGGCAGCCTGATCGACGTGTTCGGCGGATTCCAGCTCGCCCAGGCCTTCGACCCGCACTCGCTCGTCAACGGCGCGCAGTTCACGCGGCTGTTCCACCTGACGGCGCTGACGCTGTTGTTCACCTCCGGCGGATATCAGCTGATCCTGGCCGGTCTCGCGCGCAGCTTCCAGGCCGTGCCGGTCGACGGCGTGTTCACCGTGGCGGGTCCCGCCGAGCTCCTCGTCGACGGGGTGTCCCAGATGGTGCTCGCGGCCGTGCAGATCGCCGGGCCGCTCGCGCTCGTGCTGTTCCTCGCCGATGTGGGCCTCGGCCTGATCACGCGCGTCGCGCCGGCGCTCAACGCGTTCGCCATGGGCTTCCCCGTGAAGATCCTGCTGACGCTCTTGCTCGCCGGGGCCGTCTACGCCGCCCTCCCCGGCATCGTCGACGCCCTCGCCTCCCAGGCGCTGAAGATGATGCAGGGGGTGGGACAGTGA
- the fliQ gene encoding flagellar biosynthesis protein FliQ: MTPEAVLDIGAQGLIIAAKLAAPVLVTALVVGFAISLLQSITQVQEVTLSFVPKIVAVGIALLIAGNWMIAEMIAFTNEMFARIPSLLSG, encoded by the coding sequence ATGACCCCGGAGGCCGTGCTCGACATCGGCGCCCAGGGCCTGATCATCGCGGCCAAGCTCGCCGCCCCCGTCCTGGTCACCGCGCTCGTGGTGGGCTTCGCCATCTCGCTGCTGCAGTCCATCACCCAGGTGCAGGAGGTGACGCTGTCGTTCGTGCCGAAGATCGTCGCGGTCGGCATCGCGCTGCTCATCGCCGGCAACTGGATGATCGCGGAGATGATCGCCTTCACGAACGAGATGTTCGCCCGCATCCCCTCCCTGCTGAGCGGATGA
- the fliP gene encoding flagellar type III secretion system pore protein FliP (The bacterial flagellar biogenesis protein FliP forms a type III secretion system (T3SS)-type pore required for flagellar assembly.), with translation MSVARGVVDGRPLRRLALILAAVVALVVVFTLLTGTAAAHAAVTPDDPGEGVTIDINGVDGGPSGSILTLLGITLLSVAPALLLMMSSFTKIFVVLAMTRNALSLPTIPPNQVLAGLSLFLSLFIMWPVLTEINTVAVQPYIDGSLTFTQAIDVGQLPLQEWMLRFTREEDLALMTRMAGQPNPEDPSSVPMYTLIPAFMISELRAAFIIGFVIFVPFLVIDLVVAAALMSMGMMMLPPVMISLPFKILLFILVDGWGLIIRALLESYGGVG, from the coding sequence ATGAGCGTCGCCCGTGGGGTCGTCGACGGCCGGCCGCTGCGACGACTCGCTCTGATCCTCGCGGCCGTGGTCGCGCTGGTGGTGGTGTTCACCCTGCTCACCGGCACGGCCGCCGCCCACGCGGCCGTGACACCGGACGATCCGGGCGAGGGCGTCACGATCGACATCAACGGGGTCGACGGCGGGCCCTCCGGCTCGATCCTCACCCTGCTGGGCATCACGCTGCTGTCGGTGGCTCCCGCGCTCCTGCTGATGATGTCGTCGTTCACGAAGATCTTCGTCGTGCTCGCGATGACGCGGAACGCGCTCTCGCTCCCGACGATCCCGCCGAACCAGGTCCTCGCCGGGCTGTCGCTGTTCCTGTCGCTGTTCATCATGTGGCCGGTGCTGACCGAGATCAACACGGTCGCGGTGCAGCCGTACATCGACGGCAGCCTCACGTTCACGCAGGCCATCGACGTCGGTCAGCTGCCGCTGCAGGAGTGGATGCTCCGCTTCACCCGCGAGGAGGACCTCGCCCTCATGACGCGGATGGCGGGTCAGCCGAACCCTGAGGACCCGTCGAGCGTCCCGATGTACACGCTCATCCCGGCGTTCATGATCTCCGAGCTCCGCGCCGCGTTCATCATCGGCTTCGTCATCTTCGTGCCGTTCCTGGTGATCGACCTCGTCGTGGCCGCGGCACTGATGTCGATGGGCATGATGATGCTCCCGCCGGTCATGATCTCGCTGCCCTTCAAGATCCTGCTGTTCATCCTCGTCGACGGCTGGGGGCTCATCATCCGCGCCCTGCTGGAGAGTTACGGGGGTGTCGGATGA
- a CDS encoding FliO/MopB family protein, with product MLSLAAVLGVLWFLQRRVARTQARRRDSEAITVLGRQGVGPKAQVVVIQTEDARYVLGVTEHGVSVVDRLPLKPASPDAEDARPTWSSATSEAASDAAEFDRILAATAMTETTGTSPADPAPQRRVRHRNDPLRGSILSPETWRQTAEAIRRTR from the coding sequence GTGCTCTCGCTCGCCGCAGTGCTCGGGGTGCTGTGGTTCCTGCAGCGCCGGGTGGCGCGCACGCAGGCACGTCGTCGTGACAGCGAGGCGATCACGGTGCTCGGACGCCAGGGGGTCGGGCCGAAGGCGCAGGTCGTCGTGATCCAGACCGAGGACGCCCGCTACGTGCTGGGTGTCACCGAGCACGGGGTGAGCGTCGTCGACCGGCTGCCCCTCAAACCCGCCTCCCCCGACGCCGAGGACGCCCGCCCGACGTGGTCGTCGGCCACCTCGGAGGCGGCATCCGACGCCGCCGAGTTCGACCGCATCCTCGCCGCGACGGCGATGACCGAGACGACCGGCACCTCCCCGGCCGATCCGGCACCGCAGCGCCGGGTGCGTCACCGGAACGATCCTCTGCGCGGCTCCATCCTCTCCCCCGAAACCTGGCGGCAGACCGCCGAGGCCATCCGGCGCACGCGATGA
- the fliN gene encoding flagellar motor switch protein FliN: MTSTTTYESAVAAAFAASLPTAAPVAARASQVSGDTGDAVIVQFVGEASAQLAVQLFDPDALVDGLAGAPLADRLRDALEASTSALGAGALGEALIGDASPLFSDPLAQLFDLQDQTDRTIGRLAVIVTHAPAAASNSSRRLHRIAGVEMELTVEIGRTRMAVRDVLDLEPGRIVELDRSAGAPADIKLNGRIIAHGEVVVVDQDYAVRITRILENVEA; the protein is encoded by the coding sequence GTGACCAGCACCACCACCTACGAGTCCGCCGTCGCCGCCGCCTTCGCCGCGTCGCTGCCGACCGCCGCTCCCGTCGCCGCACGGGCCTCGCAGGTCTCGGGAGACACCGGCGACGCCGTGATCGTGCAGTTCGTCGGGGAGGCCAGCGCCCAGCTGGCCGTGCAGCTGTTCGACCCCGACGCCCTGGTCGACGGCCTCGCCGGCGCCCCGCTGGCGGACCGGCTCCGCGACGCCCTGGAGGCCTCCACGAGCGCACTCGGTGCCGGAGCGCTCGGCGAGGCTCTGATCGGCGACGCCTCCCCGCTGTTCTCCGACCCGCTCGCACAGCTCTTCGACCTGCAGGATCAGACGGACCGCACGATCGGTCGCCTGGCCGTCATCGTCACGCACGCGCCGGCCGCCGCCTCGAACTCCTCGCGCCGGCTGCACCGCATCGCGGGCGTCGAGATGGAGCTCACGGTCGAGATCGGTCGCACCAGGATGGCCGTGCGCGACGTGCTCGACTTGGAGCCGGGACGCATCGTCGAGCTCGACCGCTCCGCAGGCGCCCCCGCCGACATCAAGCTCAACGGCCGCATCATCGCGCACGGCGAGGTCGTCGTGGTCGACCAGGACTACGCGGTGCGGATCACCCGCATCCTCGAGAACGTCGAGGCCTGA
- a CDS encoding flagellar motor switch protein FliM, with amino-acid sequence MVIEDSVRSEVRAATATKTAEVEVYDFGRSATLSREHTRALELAFETFSRQWSAQLSGKIHVRATIAVEHVGMMTYGEYAQSLPTTTTMIVCALPDSEERLIVQLPTSAATAWIVQMVGGRATAASEDRTFTPIEQALIRSLIVDAIDHLTGSLDGMLPAGITVSGIQYNSQFAQVAAAGEPVIVARFSMRLGGRTVPASVMLPASVLAGFTVRSSDADLAAAPGQIRRQVEVAPVELALRLAPRAVLPREVLDLAVGDIISFPHSADRPLVLAVGDQPVATAAVGSAGARLACVVTTTVPDPALAEESA; translated from the coding sequence GTGGTGATCGAGGACAGCGTGCGCTCCGAGGTGCGCGCAGCGACGGCGACGAAGACCGCCGAGGTCGAGGTGTACGACTTCGGCCGTTCGGCGACCCTCTCGCGCGAGCACACCAGGGCGCTGGAACTGGCCTTCGAGACGTTCTCCCGACAGTGGTCGGCGCAGCTCTCCGGCAAGATCCACGTCCGCGCCACGATCGCCGTCGAACACGTCGGGATGATGACCTACGGCGAGTACGCCCAGTCGCTCCCCACCACGACCACGATGATCGTGTGCGCGCTTCCCGACTCCGAAGAGCGCCTGATCGTGCAGCTGCCGACCTCGGCCGCGACCGCGTGGATCGTGCAGATGGTCGGCGGGCGGGCGACCGCCGCCTCCGAGGACCGCACGTTCACCCCGATCGAGCAGGCCCTGATCCGCTCGCTGATCGTCGACGCGATCGACCACCTCACCGGCTCGCTGGACGGGATGCTCCCCGCCGGGATCACGGTCAGCGGCATCCAGTACAACTCGCAGTTCGCGCAGGTCGCGGCCGCGGGCGAACCCGTCATCGTGGCGCGCTTCTCCATGCGCCTCGGGGGCCGCACCGTCCCGGCGAGCGTGATGCTGCCCGCGTCGGTCCTCGCCGGCTTCACGGTGCGCTCCTCGGATGCCGACCTAGCGGCCGCCCCCGGCCAGATCCGTCGGCAGGTCGAGGTCGCCCCCGTCGAGCTCGCGCTGCGGCTCGCTCCTCGGGCCGTCCTCCCCCGTGAGGTGCTCGACCTCGCCGTGGGCGACATCATCTCCTTCCCGCACTCGGCCGACCGCCCGCTGGTCCTCGCCGTGGGCGACCAGCCCGTCGCGACCGCCGCCGTCGGCAGCGCCGGAGCGCGCCTCGCCTGCGTCGTCACCACCACCGTCCCCGATCCAGCTCTCGCCGAGGAGTCCGCGTGA
- a CDS encoding OmpA/MotB family protein, protein MSVRARRRVPQEEHSGPDERWMASYMDMVTVLMCMFIVLFAMSTVDQEKFEALSASLATGFGQEPSDKVDVTTGVVVPPELVDENGDDFADIDMAAAQTEFSELSALRERLRKVLADNGLEADVTFTIDERGLTIGLVSAETFFTTNSTTLSAKAVRVLDALGSVLVSAPNEISVEGHADVRGSVAPYPTNWELSAGRSTQVLRHLVESSGLPPTHLKSVGFGDTRPVAAGSSADALAKNRRVDIVVLSDANEEVRALIPEAQAGQPSS, encoded by the coding sequence ATGAGCGTCCGTGCCCGTCGCCGCGTGCCCCAGGAGGAGCACAGCGGTCCGGACGAGCGATGGATGGCGTCCTACATGGACATGGTCACCGTGCTCATGTGCATGTTCATCGTGCTGTTCGCGATGTCGACGGTCGACCAGGAGAAGTTCGAGGCCCTCAGCGCCTCCCTCGCGACCGGCTTCGGACAGGAGCCCTCCGACAAGGTCGACGTCACGACCGGCGTGGTGGTCCCGCCCGAGCTCGTTGACGAGAACGGCGACGACTTCGCGGACATCGACATGGCCGCGGCGCAGACCGAGTTCAGCGAGCTCTCCGCGCTGCGGGAGCGGCTGCGCAAGGTGCTCGCCGACAACGGGCTCGAGGCCGACGTCACCTTCACGATCGATGAGCGCGGCCTCACGATCGGACTCGTCAGCGCCGAGACGTTCTTCACCACGAACAGCACCACGCTCAGCGCCAAGGCCGTGCGCGTCCTGGATGCGCTCGGCTCGGTGCTGGTCTCCGCCCCGAACGAGATCTCGGTCGAGGGTCACGCCGACGTGCGCGGCTCCGTGGCCCCGTATCCCACGAACTGGGAGCTGTCGGCCGGTCGCTCCACCCAGGTGCTGCGCCATCTCGTCGAGTCCTCCGGCCTCCCGCCGACGCACCTGAAGTCGGTCGGATTCGGCGACACCCGCCCGGTCGCAGCGGGCAGCAGCGCCGATGCCCTGGCGAAGAACAGGCGGGTCGACATCGTCGTCCTCTCCGACGCGAACGAGGAGGTGCGCGCGCTCATCCCCGAAGCACAGGCGGGGCAGCCTTCCTCCTGA
- a CDS encoding motility protein A, protein MDPSLILGLVLAFGALIAMINLEGATIGSLLIPAPMVLVFGATIAVGIASGTVRDALHAVKSLPRAFRGERRTASSMIETVVGYAEKARAEGLLALEQGLEDEKDPFLRQALQSIADGTDAEDLRILLEDELTSTAARNRTASRFYMTLGGFAPTVGIIGTVVSLTHVLEKLDKPDTLGPMIATAFVATLWGLLSANFIWLPIGGRLQRLGELELERMTVLMEGMLAIQAGAPPQFVGERLRALVSERPSARSGRHARTRAAEETEQAS, encoded by the coding sequence ATGGATCCGTCCCTCATCCTCGGACTGGTGCTCGCGTTCGGCGCCCTGATCGCCATGATCAACCTCGAAGGCGCGACCATCGGATCGCTGCTGATCCCTGCCCCGATGGTGCTGGTCTTCGGAGCCACGATCGCCGTCGGCATCGCGAGCGGCACCGTGCGCGATGCACTGCATGCGGTCAAGTCGCTCCCCCGCGCCTTCCGCGGCGAGCGCCGCACCGCGTCGAGCATGATCGAGACGGTGGTCGGCTACGCCGAGAAGGCGCGCGCCGAAGGGCTCCTCGCCCTCGAGCAGGGGCTGGAGGACGAGAAGGACCCGTTCCTGCGCCAGGCACTGCAGAGCATCGCCGACGGCACGGACGCCGAAGACCTGCGAATCCTGCTGGAGGATGAGCTCACCTCGACCGCCGCCCGCAACCGCACCGCCTCACGCTTCTACATGACGCTCGGCGGCTTCGCGCCCACCGTCGGCATCATCGGCACCGTCGTCTCCCTCACGCATGTGCTGGAGAAGCTCGACAAGCCCGACACCCTGGGTCCCATGATCGCGACGGCATTCGTGGCGACGCTGTGGGGTCTCCTGTCGGCCAACTTCATCTGGCTGCCCATCGGCGGACGCCTCCAGCGTCTCGGCGAGCTCGAGCTCGAACGCATGACCGTGCTCATGGAGGGCATGCTCGCGATCCAGGCCGGTGCCCCGCCGCAGTTCGTCGGAGAACGCCTGCGCGCCCTCGTGTCCGAGCGTCCCTCCGCCCGCTCCGGCCGTCATGCCCGCACCCGAGCAGCCGAGGAGACGGAGCAGGCGTCATGA
- a CDS encoding flagellar FlbD family protein → MIVLTRLNRSRFAVNPDLIERVQATPDTTLIMVDGATFVVTETMDDVIAQITRFRAGVLAAAADLIAANGSDVAPDPEAGL, encoded by the coding sequence ATGATCGTCCTCACGCGCCTGAACCGCTCGCGGTTCGCGGTGAATCCCGACCTGATCGAACGTGTCCAGGCCACGCCGGACACGACGCTCATCATGGTCGACGGCGCGACCTTCGTCGTCACCGAGACGATGGACGACGTGATCGCGCAGATCACCCGGTTCCGCGCCGGAGTGCTCGCGGCCGCGGCCGATCTGATCGCCGCGAACGGCTCCGACGTGGCCCCCGATCCCGAGGCCGGTCTCTGA